The following nucleotide sequence is from Solanum dulcamara chromosome 7, daSolDulc1.2, whole genome shotgun sequence.
ATGTTACAAGGCCAAATACTAATGTCTTGGGCTACATTTCGAGTACTCGATCATTTCAAAGCCTAAGCAGATACAACACAGCTGTTAGGATTCCTTCTTTCCTTATCATAGCTGTTGAGGCTCCTTTCTACTTTGCAAATTCTACCTACCTACAAGAAAGGTAAGTTTAACCTAATTCAAAGTTGTTGAATTTTGGTACATTAGAGTCGTATTAACTCAAAGTTAGCAACTTTACATAACTACAGGACATTGAGATGGATTCGAGAAGAGGAAGACAGGATAAAAGCCAACCAAGAACCTGCAATCAAATGTGTAATTATTGACATGACAGGTTGGTTGAAAAAACAGAACATATCTGCTCATGTTTTCTTTCGCAAGGAATCTACATGTCTAGTAACGAAAACTTTGGGGGTTTCTTTCTGCAGCTGTGACAGCTATAGACACTAGCGGCATTGATACAATATGTGAACTCAGAAGATTACTTGAGAAAAGATCACttaaggtaaaaaaaaatctttcgtCTGTCAAGCTTCTGTTTTCACGATTTCTTTTTCTTGCTTGATCGTTTATGCTTTTGATGTCTATGGTTGCAGCTTGTGCTAGCAAATCCAGTTGGAAATGTTATGGAAAAGATGTTTAACTCGAATGCTCTTGAGGCCTTTGGGTTAGATGGATTATATCTAACAGTTTCTGAAGCTGTGGACGATATTTCGTCTTCTTGGAAGCCAGAAAAGGTGCCAGCTGAACCATTAACTATATGAGATTTGTACTATGGATGTAGAGAAGAAGGATTTATAATCTGAAGTTTTGGGCGGAACTTGATTTTTGTTCTAAGCTCTTCTAAGAAgagaattttgatgtatattatcTTTATCTAGAATGAGAGAGCATATTCATGAATGTAAGTTGGAGTACCCTTGTTCGTATATAATAATTTAGGAAGCCTATCTATCTTTTTTTCTGTTTTGAGAAGAACAAAGAACAATTATTTTTTCGTCTTGTCTTGCCATTGTGTTGCTCTCTCTTTCTCTGGAAATTAATAAGCAACTAAAAACTACTATTAATCAGCAGATTACTCTTCACTGCCCTCGTCAATGTCAAACCTAGGTGTGGCATCAAACAATTTTCAATTACAGCATCAGAAGAACAACGAAAGAACATTGACTGCAACACCAATCATGCAATGTCACATTAAAATCTTCGAATAACAAAATGCTTTATGAGTGCTTAAAATCTACATATACCTTGCTAAACACTGTCGTCCCATTAGAATTTGCTAAGTCATTCTAAATCTCCTCAAGCTGTACATAAAATGTCCAAGCACAGCTCTGCATAGCTTGTTTCCTGTTCTATGCTTCGGTGTCCAAAGACATTTGACATGACACTGCTGGCAGCAAAGGAAATAAATCTCCTCTATGAAGAGATGTCAGATCAGAAGACGGACTTGTAAGCTGACAAGCTTATCCAAGATCATCTCCTTGGAAACCAGGAAGCACCATCACAGAATCAGTAAGACAATTGTTCTTGCTGTTGCGCTTCAACTCAGTCAAACATCTACACATTTTAAATGTATCTCAAAGAATTAGTCATCTTAGCAGAATCAGGACCCTATTTAGTTTTTGTCACACCATATTGCATGTAAACTTCCAATAGATGCAAAACATCATAATATACTAGTCATATAGTGGTGAGTCACTCTTCCGATATGCGTCCTAAATAGTTGTCAAATtaagattttttctttttgacaagtaaagataattttatttcataaaacaacAGTACCAAGATGATACTGCAGATTAGTACAAAAAATCACTTACTGGAATTAGATCCCTTATATCTGGAGGAGAATTCCAGCAGAGCATCAAAAAAGACATTACAGCAAATCTTAAGATGCTGAATAAATCTATGTTTAACAAAAGCAATGTTTCCTCCCTACCCTCAAAGCACCTAGGATTCTTTCAAGCCATATTGTCCACACGATACAAAGGGATTTGATCATCCATGTCTTCGTTTGCCTTCTCCTCACTGACTGACCCTGCCAATCATAATTTAGATTCTCTCAGTTCAAGTTGAGATTTTCTATTAACAAGCCTAACAGATAACTACAACAAAGTCGCAAGGAGAAGCACAACAAATGGTGGCTAatattcctcttcttttttctgaAGCTCACTGTTGCACCATTGTGATAAATGCAATAATATATACACTGCTTTTGGGAAGTGGGATAAAACCCGACCTGATCCTATTGAAGCTGAAAACAGAATTATCCAGTGCTGTTAAAAGCACATGTTAATTGCTCTATGTAATTTATGCCAAACTAGCAGTATCCATCAACAGCACCACTTTCTTCTACTTCGCCTCACCTACCCTTCTTCTTTTCTGCCTTTCTATCAATTAAAAATCTAATACTGCAACTACTGCTCTAATTTATTGGCAAATCTAGTGCATCACATATTCATTAAGTACCAAGAACCAATTTGTACTCAAATAACAGAGAGAAGCACAAGATGTTCATAAATCTAACATGCTATCTCATTTTTAGCCTAGAAAATGACAAGCTGCAGCCTAAGCACCCATGAAAGAGGAAGTTTCACAAAGTTTACTAATATAGTAGCAGAGATTGACAAAGATCTTCATACAATGGAGAAGAAAAATGAGGTGTTAATAACCTCCAGTGAGATCCAACAGCTAAAGCATAGATATCTCGAGCACTTCGACTTTAGAATACAAACAAATGTTCCAAAAATAGAAGAGAAATAATAGTAGTTAGCATCATAATCAAAGAAGCAGCAATACTCAGGATCCTAAAGAAAAGATAAAATAGTGTGTAGGGtagaaagaaaagaacaaaGTGATAGTGTTCAGGCCAATGATATGGAGAGATGAAATAATGGAAAAAAGCTTTCTCAGTCTGAAATTATTCAAAATGGAGGAAAAGGAGCTTACTTGATCGGAATCTTGAAATTGGAATTTCGCGTAATTCACGTCTTATGCACAAGTATTCACCTAACAATGCCATCACTGCAAGCCCAGTAACATTCACAACCCACCATGTTATTGAAGAAGGCCAACCTCCATAGATAATACATATTACAAGATGGATGATGTAGAGTGTTGCTGAAAAATCTAAGCACTTCTTTGCCCTCTCAATCAAATAAAGCAAAAAGCCAGCTCTGCATATTGCAACAAGAAGAATATCAGTTATGCAATTGAACCAGATTTATTGGAAAGTTAGGAAGTCTGTTCACAGAATATATATTTTCTCACTTGAGACTAGCATACGCATAAAAATTCAAAACGAAAGTACAAATTAGAGAGACAAAAAGGATCATGCTATATCATTGTCCACTCCTTTTTTGGCTTATTTGCGGTTGCATCTCcaattctttatttctcaagTGTAAGTTCCTCGCTTTTCTTTACTATATAGAAGATATTGTAAAACTATTCAACCAGTTAAATAACTCAACGTCAAAGTTCAAACTAACATGCTGTAAAACACAGATCCATCTCTTTAAACTTCCATTGCTAAAACCATTATTCTGCTACACTTATTACGTATGGATAAGCTCACCAAACATATCAATGCCCAAAAAAAATAGAATGCTTTCAATCAGCAATGGAAGACACAGTCAAAGACGACAATGTATGATTTTTCAGCAGGGAAGTCTTCCCAATTCAGATTCTTCTTTTTTCTAGTTTCGGCCATGGGAAGGTGGATTTATGGAGCTAAACAACCAATTCTACTTAGTTATTTTCTTCACTATGTATCTATGCCCAAAACAATGGAATTACGAATATTGTCCCCACATATATTTAGATCCGAAAAAAAGGCAAAGAAATTAAAGAGAGCACTAAAACAAAAGCTTCAACTATATGGAGAAGACACAGAAATCTCACCCTGCAAGTGAACTAAGAACGAATGAAGCAATGACGCACCATCCTGTGACGGTGGAAGCAGTAACAGTGGCATAATCAAAGAAATATACAAGACTAATTCGAGAAACACGAGTTCCAACAAGAATTGTCATGAATATCCCCAGCGTCAAATAGTATAGACATTGAAAACACACAATCTGCGCAACAATTAGCCATGGATCCCACACTGCCGTTCCATAGAACATGACTGTTTCGATCCTCTTTCACCAATAATTCTAAAAATTGCACCGAACGAAACAACTATTATGAAAGAATCAAAATTCAAAGCAAAGAACAATCTAATAGCTGCTAAAATCGACAGACGATTGAGTAATTGGGAATTGGGATCAGAAACCCTAATTTCACAGAAATTCAGCTGATGGAAATTGAAATCAAAATTCTGAATCTGAAAAGGAGTATAACGAAGGATGACTTCGGTGGCAATCGTCTCCACCTAAACTCTTTCTAAAAGCAACCCACATAACAATACTAGAGctcttaaaaaagtaacttttatatatgaagtatttttagaattttgaagtgctgaaatttatttttataaataagcagttgagtgtttggataaaagtgcttgtgatgtgaattttaggattaaaagaataaaaaaaaggtagtttgagaatttagttaaaatataagggatataaaagtaatttctatgatcaaagaaaatgatttaagcactttggaaaaaaaaagttaggaatcctaaattttcattttttactgactttaagaactttatggcttaaagtcagcattagacaaacacgtccaaaagctaaaaaggggctttaagttggttttaaccaacttaaagccaatccaaacgggctcctaatatttatttttacaaagcataacatattttttttctctcaagaattaaatctatgaattttgattaatatttaaaaaatatattttttatcatattaatatgagaaaaacaatttttttaccATAATAAGATCATGTGTGTGTACACCTCATTCTCTCTAGATTTCACTTgagtatatttttattatattgttatgagaaaaactaatttttaaatattaaatctatttaatcaattttaattttaaaaattagaaaaaaaataacacatATTTTAGGATACAAGCAAGTACTTCATTAATGGCCTATAGACTTTTCAATGTTGAAATTTTTTGAACCCTTCTTTTAATAGGAATTACGAACATGAATATTTGATTGTTAGGGTCTGCAAAGTAAAAGGGTTGGTAATTGTGAATTTGTGATTAAAGACAGAATCTaatccaaataaattattttgtaGGAACTTTTCATTGTCAATTGTATACAAAAAAATGTAATCAACATGTGACCGCATAGCGCAGTGGATTAGCGCGTTTGACTTCGGATCAAAAGGTCGTGGGTTCGACTCCCACTGTGGTCGATTCTCATTGTATGATTATATACTTTTCACTTTTTTAGGAAAGTTGGATCTCAGCTACATTTTCATTTTTACTACTGATAACATGGCACTAATAAAGTGCGTTATACATATTGATACCATAAAATTCATTCCAAATTTCGCGTTTGCAAGCAGCAACTTCTCGCGTGCAAAAGTACACTCAAAGAGACAATGCAGCTTCGAGTTTCTTACAATGGCAATGTCCTTATTCCGGCCTCTCTATAAATACACTAATAATATCCCAAACAAATGAGTCAAGGacgaaaaagaagaagatatgtCATTCAGAAATAGCCAACTATGATTCCTCTTGCTTAGCAGCAATCGTCTTCCTTCTCCTGGTAGTTCTCTTTGCTGACACTGTTGCCTTTGCCTTTGCCTTTTCCCCAGCTTCAACTTTTTCCTCATTCTCCAATGGAACTTTTACTGAGTTTATTTGGCTCCGCAGCCGCAAAATCTCACCTTTTGCTGCTGCCATTTCATCTTCCAATTTCTTTGCTCTCTTCTCAAGACTCTCGCGTTCCTTGCCAAGTTTCATCACCAGGCTATGGGCATCTTCCAGATTTTCTCGGGCTTCTTGTGAAATTTGCTTCTGCTCAGAAACAGACTTTTGGAACACTTCTCTCTCATCCTCGAGGCTAGACATACGAGAATTAGCAAGCTCCAGCTCCTCTGCAAGTGCCAATACATTTCGGTTCATCTCGTCAAGTGATTCTGTAGCCTTTTCCAActcttcttccagattcttacgTAACTCTTTCTCTCGTGTAATTTGAGACTCCAAAAACTTTAACTCTTCTTCCAGTGTTGCAACAATGTTCTTTTCTTGTTTCAGTTCATTAGCAGCACGTTCTGCTTTCTTATAGACATCAACTAGCTCTGTCTGTAAGCTATCACGATTTTCAGTAACAGCTGCTAGTTCATTTGACATAGTGTGCATTTCTTCATTTGTTTTCTTTAGAAGCTCCCTAGTAGTGGTCAGCTCAGTAGCTAAGATCTCTGCACCATGTTTTGTCTCATCGATATTCCTCTGTAATGATGTCCTTGTTTCCTCCAATTCCATCTGAACTTTAGAAACCTCAGCTTCAAGATTGGAGCAAAGATGCCTCGACTGCTCTAGTTGTACTGTTATATCAGAAGCTTCACTTCTTGATTTCTCGAGACTTTCCTGAGTGACTTCAATCTCTTGCTTCAACTTGTTCACATTTTCCAGCTCAGCATCCACCATTCTCCTAAGGTTTACTTTTTCTTGAGTCAGATCAGCAATGAGCACTTCATTTTTACTCGCTTCACCTAAGGCAGTGTCAAGTTGTTCCTCAAGCTGGTGTAGTCTCTTTTCTCTTTCCCCCAACAGCTTCGCATCTGAAGCAACTTTCTCTTCAGAATTGGACTTGAACTTACTGTATTCCTTTTGAATAGCATGAAGCTCTTTTTTAGATTCATCTCTCTCCAGGAGCATAGAATTTAATTGCACATTCAGGTTGTCTTCTGATACACATTTCAACTCCagttctctctctcttttctggACTTCATCTTTAAGTTCTTTGATTTCTGAAGTCAAATTCATCAGCTGAACCTGGGATTGCTGATACATAGAGCTCAACCTATATACCTCCGATTCTTTTTCAGCTAGTTTAGAGGTGCTACTCCGAAGACTCTCCTCTTTATCTTTGACCTCTGTAGTAAGCAAAGTGATCTTTTCTTGCAGAACTTGTATCAAATCAAGCTTCTCTTTAAGCTCTTCCTGCAATTTCTTCTTATCCTCCTTCATATGCATAATGTCATTTTGAAGGCCCTTGATCTCAAATTTGAGCTCTTCAgcaattttttttgagttttgcaGCTCCTGCCCAAGGCTCATTACCACAATCTTTGCTGATTTTAATTGATTAACCAAATCTTCCCGCTCTTCACCTTGTCGCCTAATTAGCTTATTTCGATCTTCCCTTTCGTTCAGCAGCTCAGACTCAAATTGCTTCTCCATTGAAACAAATGCATCTTCCTTGTCCTTCAGCTTATTTTTCATCTGAGTACATGAAAGCAGATCCTAATTAGTAAAAGCAACCCAAGAAACTAAAACTCATTCTTTCTGCCTAtaatcttaaaatttaaaatgaactTTAAGCTAATAGTCTAAGCATGTAAAGATCACTTGCAGGTGTTCTATGTTTAAATTATCTGAAACAAGTTCAGGTCAAAAGGTGATTAATTTAGACAAGCTTGCACCCACACCCCACCCCAccctaaaataattatattctgAAGTCTCTACTAAGAAGTAAGAAACATTGCTAAAAAATATTGTACTAAGAAATGTCTCTAGTAAGAAAtgtttctaaaaatatattgtaCCTTTAAGTGCAACAATTGCATCATGCAACAGATAAACAATGTCGGTAAGATTACAACTGATAAAAGATATAGATAGCTATCCAAGCTTACAGATTCAATGGTTGCATCTGAAACTGCCTTCTCATTTCGAGCTAAGGCATAAAGAGAACCAAGCACGCCTGAACCAACAACTCCAAGTCCATTAAGTAGAGAAAGGAAGGGATTCCCTGCACTTCCTTGGATTGTTTGCTGGTTACAAGAAAGTATTGACTGAGAGCATATAAAGCTGAGGATAATGTAGAAATGCAAGTATAGCAGAATCCATTCTCTCAATCATTTTTCAAGGAAATACTAGGGATAAATTCAGACCTCTGTTTCCTCTTTCTGCGCCTGCCCTTGAGAATCTGTATAGTACGAGAGCAGAGCTAGTCACACTGGAAAAGGTTACAGAGGTTATGGGGTATaaactcttcaaaaatctaaGTACTAGCTAGTTCGCAGTATCTGGAAAAACCTTTCAGATATtgaccacaatcacaaataacaAATGTAAGTAATTCCAGTTAATCATCAGGAAAATATGCTAGTTATTACTAGTCATTTATCAGAACAACAAAATACAAAGCAAAAGAAATTGAATGCACTCACTTCTGAGAAATAAGCCCCGCAATGAATAACTATGGAAAGAAGCAATGTTATCTGTGTCTTTGATATGAATATGTACTTCCTTATGCTACGTTTCCATCTCCTCGCCGCAACATTTAGAAGCATTTTCTTATGCTACATTACCAACCCCTCACTGCAACATTTAGAAGTGTATACTTTCACCATGACAACCAAGGTGAACAAAGTTATCACACACAGGAGACCTCACTCTTATTATCCAGATGAAGTTAACTTGCACTCTCATCCTCCCTTTTTCCTTCcgatctctctctctctctctcgtgAACTAGCGATCAGGATCGAGTGAAGCCATAAGAAGATTACTGACAAAGGAATGATGGAATAGACTCATAAATTCATAAGCGGGGAAAAGTTTATAAGGAAGCACTCAAGCCTTAAAGCTTGTCCTTTTGTCATTTCGTTACACTTTAAAGTTAGAAATTCAGCTGAAAGAGTACTCTTttgtaatttatattttgtttgcACAAACCATTCTATTTGAAGGAGTCAACATAACATGGGCTCTCGATTGAAAAACATGCTCTACACAAGTCAAGACATCTcataacttatttttttggcaaGATCCATAAGTATTCTAGTGTTTTGGCCAAACAAAAACTACTAACTCTCCCAAACTACTtatcttaaaataaaaaaatcatttgacGAAAAGCGCTTCAAAAAGAAGCAGATTCTAAAATCTTAACATGCTATTAAAGTTCACAAAGCTATACAACAATCAACCAACAAGCA
It contains:
- the LOC129896883 gene encoding uncharacterized protein LOC129896883 isoform X2, with the translated sequence MFYGTAVWDPWLIVAQIVCFQCLYYLTLGIFMTILVGTRVSRISLVYFFDYATVTASTVTGWCVIASFVLSSLAGAGFLLYLIERAKKCLDFSATLYIIHLVICIIYGGWPSSITWWVVNVTGLAVMALLGEYLCIRRELREIPISRFRSNV
- the LOC129896883 gene encoding uncharacterized protein LOC129896883 isoform X1; the protein is MFYGTAVWDPWLIVAQIVCFQCLYYLTLGIFMTILVGTRVSRISLVYFFDYATVTASTVTGWCVIASFVLSSLAGAGFLLYLIERAKKCLDFSATLYIIHLVICIIYGGWPSSITWWVVNVTGLAVMALLGEYLCIRRELREIPISRFRSRSVSEEKANEDMDDQIPLYRVDNMA
- the LOC129894337 gene encoding MAR-binding filament-like protein 1, producing MGTSCFPQSHLCHSPFSASSSSLCSSQFTPSLSCPRNAQRCKKKRPVMACMHSENQKERDLCNRRTILLLGFSVIPLLNLRARALESLSTDSQGQAQKEETEQTIQGSAGNPFLSLLNGLGVVGSGVLGSLYALARNEKAVSDATIESMKNKLKDKEDAFVSMEKQFESELLNEREDRNKLIRRQGEEREDLVNQLKSAKIVVMSLGQELQNSKKIAEELKFEIKGLQNDIMHMKEDKKKLQEELKEKLDLIQVLQEKITLLTTEVKDKEESLRSSTSKLAEKESEVYRLSSMYQQSQVQLMNLTSEIKELKDEVQKRERELELKCVSEDNLNVQLNSMLLERDESKKELHAIQKEYSKFKSNSEEKVASDAKLLGEREKRLHQLEEQLDTALGEASKNEVLIADLTQEKVNLRRMVDAELENVNKLKQEIEVTQESLEKSRSEASDITVQLEQSRHLCSNLEAEVSKVQMELEETRTSLQRNIDETKHGAEILATELTTTRELLKKTNEEMHTMSNELAAVTENRDSLQTELVDVYKKAERAANELKQEKNIVATLEEELKFLESQITREKELRKNLEEELEKATESLDEMNRNVLALAEELELANSRMSSLEDEREVFQKSVSEQKQISQEARENLEDAHSLVMKLGKERESLEKRAKKLEDEMAAAKGEILRLRSQINSVKVPLENEEKVEAGEKAKAKATVSAKRTTRRRKTIAAKQEES